The Candidatus Cloacimonadaceae bacterium genome includes a region encoding these proteins:
- a CDS encoding glycoside hydrolase family protein — MEAKLLERMKEQLVRHEGLRLKPYRCTAGKLTIGVGRNLDDCGITQKEAYVLLEDDILLCERLILAEIPKIYLQIDEVRKSVLLNMCFNLGIGGLMGFNNTLAFIAAGDWERAANGMLASMWAKQVG; from the coding sequence ATGGAAGCCAAACTGCTTGAACGCATGAAAGAACAACTGGTTAGACATGAAGGTCTAAGGCTTAAGCCCTACAGGTGCACAGCAGGTAAATTAACCATCGGAGTGGGGCGCAATCTGGATGATTGCGGTATCACTCAGAAGGAAGCCTATGTCCTCTTAGAAGACGATATTCTGCTATGTGAGAGGCTAATTCTGGCTGAGATCCCAAAAATCTATCTTCAGATTGATGAGGTACGTAAATCGGTGCTGCTGAACATGTGTTTCAACTTGGGTATTGGTGGTCTTATGGGCTTCAACAACACCCTGGCTTTTATAGCTGCCGGAGACTGGGAACGGGCTGCCAATGGTATGCTTGCTTCCATGTGGGCAAAGCAGGTCGGT